The genomic stretch ATGACATCGGCAAACAGCTCCACTGCCGACTCCTCGGTATGCCGGTCAAAATGCAGGCCGTTCATGCGCGCATCGTGTTCAAACGAATCGATCATATCCAGCGCGGTGCGGTAGTAAGTGGCGCGCAGCACCCGGAATGAATCGGTCGTGATGTTGACGCCCTGAATCGCCAGTTTGCGGTACAGCGCTTTAGTGATGTCCATTGCCATACGCTGCAACCCGGAGCTGGGGTCGTTTTCCGATATCGGCTGATGTTTGTGGTCATAGTTGTCGGCAATATCCACCTGGCAGATACGGCTGGTCGCCGTTCCCCGATGGATTTCCGACAACATGCCGATCTCCAGCCCCCAGTCGCTTGGGATGCGTAGATTACGCAGTACATGGCTGCGCATGGCGAACTCACCGGATAACGGGTAGCGGAAACTGCGCATATATTCGAGGTAATCAGAATTACCGTAAACGCTTTGCAGTGATTTTAATAGCGGGAATACCAGTAGCCGCCCGACGCGCCCGTTTAATTTTCCTTCGGCTACCCGAGCGTAGTAGCCTTTACAAAAGTCGTAGTGAAAATAGGGATTGGCGATCGGATAGAGCAGGCGGGCCAGCATGGCGCGATCATAGGTGACAATGTCACAATCATGCAGCGCGATGCACGCAGTACGACGCGACGCCAGGGTATAACCGACGCAAAACCAGACATTACGGCCTTTTCCCTGTTCCATCGGCGCCAGTTCCTTATCGGCCAGCTCCTGGCTGAGCCGGGTCAGACGGGGGCCGTCATTCCACAAAATGCGGTGCCGCTGTGGGAGTCGGGAAAAGAATTGCCGGGCAAACAGAAACTGATCGCGGTCCGCCCGATCAAGCCCGATAACAATTTCAGACAGATAGGGTACCTGAGCCAGCATATCGACAATCTTGTCCAGCGCCGGACCTTCCAGTTCTGAAAACAGGGAAGGGAGGATCAGCCCCATGCTGCTTTGACCAGAAAACACCTGCAGCTCGTATTCCAGTTCCTCTACGCTGCGTCGGGTAAGGTTATGAAAATTGGTGATAATACCATCCTGATAAAACTCACTCATGTTGTGCTCCTCCCTAATCAATCAAGCAGTTCAGCCCCATAACGGCTGATAAAATAGGTTAATCCTTCACTCCAGCCAGCCGGCCCGACTGCCTGTGTGCGATAGGATTGACCACAAAAATTGGGTGACAACGTCACCTTTTCGCTAGCGCGCCCTTTAATGATGACGGCATAATCGGTTGCCTCCAGCAGCGAAATATCATTCGGTCCGTCACCTAAACCGAGGGTGACCAACGACGAATGGGCTGTCGATTCAATATGTTGCCTCAGCCAGTTCACTGCTACGCCTTTACCGATGCCTTCATGCATCACGTGAAAAAAACGGCCGCCTTCGGTCAGCGACAAGTGTTTTTGAGCCAGACACGCCCTAAACATTTCCAGTGATACCTCATCCCCTTGCCACAGCACGGGTTCTGAGGCGGTGCGTTGGCGAGCCAGAGCAGCTTGCGACAGCGTTAGGCCGGTGACAGCCGCCACAGTGGCATCGTCCATGTCGCTAAAACCTCGGAACAGAAAACCATACTGCGCGCGTAAAGCCTGTAACTGTCGGCAAATATCGGGATAAGTACGTGAAGTGGGCGGTCGTGATGTCTGCAACCGTGTTTGCCAGGATGCCGGCAGCAGGATATGCGCGCCGTTTTCCGCGATGGCCGGCATGTCGTGCAATTCCAGTTCCTGCTGAATCGACATAATTTCTGCCGCGGTTTTACTGGTCGTGATAACCACCGGCACACGGTGGGACCGCAGTTGCCTCAGCCACGGGAGAGCCTCATCCCAACGATAGGTGTCATGGTCCAGTAGCGACCCATCAAGATCGGTAAAAATAACCCAGTTTTTAGTCAATTCAGGCATTTCGTCTCCTATAGGCGCTCGACAGGTATTGATTTATCCAGAGTACGGCACAAGACAAACTGACATGCGGATCGGGCGGGAAACGCTATTAGACTGATTATTTTGATGAAAATGATTTGAGTGCTCTATTAAGCCTATGCACAGATCACCGTTTTCGCAAATTCAGCGCCCAAATGACCGCTGAAGCAAACTGCTGGCGAAAAATCAGGGCTGAGCATAAGGTAAAAGCTATTGATGATCTCAATCGAAAGAGAATGTTCATGACGACCAGGATGCAAGATCTGCGGCTGTCCACAGCCAGTAAAGCCGATTACCGATGGATAGAAGAGTTAAGCAGAGCAAATATGATGGATTACTATCGGCGTTATGGCCTGATCTGGAATGGAGAACGTTACAGTACCTTACTGCATTCACTCGATGTATTGGTTATCTGTTCTCACCAGCAGAGCGCCGGGTTTGTCAGCCAGCAGATTAATAGCCAGGATTCATTTTGCCTGATAAACGATTTGCAGCTTTACCCACAATGGCAAAAGAAAGGCATTGGGACATGGGTATTAGAACAAATCGAAGGGCAAGCACAGCAACAGGGGCTAAAAAGCCTTCGCATTTGTGTCTTTCGGGATAATCCGGCCAAAGTCCTTTATCAGCGTCATGGGTTCAGGCCAGTCAGTGAATCGACGGAGATCCTCAGGCTGGAAAAAGCATTAAGGTGACAAGGAAGCCGCATCCGGAAGAAAAACCATCGAAGTACGAAAGTTAATGTCAGGCCGCTGCAGGCAGGTCAGTACGTCAGAGCTACGCGAAAGATTTATTATATTGAATGGGATTGACGATGATTGACCAGCCAGGAACGCCAGAACCCGCCGGATCTCACCTTGGTTCGCATAATGTATATTATGTTAAATTGTATTTAGCAGGAAACTAGCTCATTCAAGTCACAATCAATCATACACTTACCCTTTCCACGCCGTTGCGTTGTAGCCGAAGTCAAGGCTCACACCGTTGACATTAACCCAGCCCGATCGGATAGATGCTTAAGAACCATTAGTTCACTACTTTGACTACTGTCATCCTCCCTTCCAACAGAATATCTCTTTCCGGATTGTGATGAGTCATCCCGTTCCAGTATTTCTGTGTGGCCACACGGATTCAGCGCTCAGGTGCCATCCATCAGTCCTCCACTGTCACTTTTACAGTTGCATGTACCTTAGGGGCGCAAAATGATGCATTCCAGCACGTGGTTGTCCTTTGCAGGTAACACTTTGCCTTATCGGCTCCTCGCCGCCGCCTGATTGCATCCCTGACACTGCTGCGATCCGGTTCGCGGTGAAGCGCCGAAAATCACACAATTCGTCTTAAGTAAGGGACTTTTTTTATAAAAAAAACCGAAACCACGCAACATGCGAAAACAATCATGGACATCAACGGTATGGAGACGATGGAATAATCGATCCATCGTCTTGCGGCCAGATAATAAAAAACCTCAATAAAAACAGGATGAATTAGATAAATACCCAGACTAACATCAGATAAAAACCTCAATTTATTGCTATGAGACTTACGCAGGCGGGTAAATTTCAAAATCCACATAACAGAAATAGACATAGCTATAACGTTAAAACTTAAATAGCTATAAAAATAAAGACCTATTTCTTTTCCTGAAAAAGACGATAGTAAATAGTAACCAATACAAGTTAAAGACAATGAAATTAAAAACAGAAAGATATAAAATGAAAGATGTTTGCTGGTATGTTTTTTTGCGATCAGATGACCACAGATGTAATATGGAACATAATAAATGAATTCACCAACAAACAAGAAATCACTATTCCCGATTAAAAAGTTATACATGTCACTTAGAGAGCAAAAAACAAACATCAGGAAAACGAAAAACAACAGCCGTTCTTCACTCATATTAGCCACTAACACCCTAATCAGCGGAGTGAACATATAGAGCCCTATTATCATGTACAAAAACCACATATGATAATAAGGCCTTCCATTCATGACGCTTTTTAGTATGTCGCCCTCCCCCTCACCATTTAATTTGGCTTTAAATAAACTCCATGAAATAAAGAAAAAAGACCAAAATAATAATGGAACCAATATCTTACCTATCCTTTTTTTGTAAAAATCAGATAGATTTTCGATCCTTCCAGGAGAAAGCAGTAGCGCCCCGCTAATCATAATAAAAACAGGAACACACCAACGAACTGATGAATCATATAAATTACCCGCCCACCAGGAAAAAGTCCCAAGCTCGGCCTGGGTTACCGTATAAGCAGAGATATGCAAAACAATAACAGCAAAAGTTGACACAATCCTCGCTATATAAAGCCATTCCATTTTATTATGTTCTCTTTGTTATACTTATGATAAATAATCAATAATGCATTATATTTTATAGATAATAATTAGAACTTACCCTAACCAATAACTGTTGATTGGTGTGACCGGAACGTATCCCCGGATAGCGCATTTTTAACGGACAGGGGAATCGTCCGGATCAATAGCCAGGCGTAACGAACACCCCGAAATACGTAAAGATATCGAGGCTACCCAGATTAAAAAATGGCAATTAAAATGATCCTAATGGGATAATGGCTCAATCATATCACAGTAAAAATAGCATTCCACGCATAAAACACGATTACTGGCATTATAAAAGGAATTTTTTCCTAATTGGTTTGTGAGCGTGGTGTCATCGTTCCACACCACCTTCCGGCTGACGACATGTCAGCACGGTCTTACTTTAAGCGAATGTGATTATTTTTCGCCCACTGCCTTAATCTGCCATTAGCATTGGCATAAGGCGACGACGTGTTAAATGAGATCATGCGTCCCATTGTCCATTTGCCATACCATGACTTTCCATACAGTTCTTCATTAGTGCGCTCATCAATAAGCTTCACTGTTTCATCTTTTGCCGACTGGAGATCGTTTATTAATGACGGGTAATTTAATTCTTTGTAATCCATGTAAAATTTCTGTGCCAGTAGCCCAAGTTGATTCCACTTATAACCGGTTTCCGGGAAGTCGACAGGCTGACCTCTTGCATCATCGGTAATCCACTTTACCACCAGCGTGTTCCATCCCAGCAAATACGCAACAAGATCACACACGCTCATCTCCGTGCCTTTTGCATGACCATCCATCGATTTATCCGAAGTGAGTTCAGGCGGAATCGCGTTAAGGTAACCGATTAATTTATTGAAATTTTTATCAATAGCGGAGAGCAGCTCAGACTTTGTTTGTGGGACACCCATCAAGAATTCCCTCTCAGGTTTAAAACAGATGATATGAAGGCAGTGTCTGGTGTTTGAAAAGCAATCAATTATGTACCACTCATCACAACAGGGGAAGACTCATGAGAAAACACGGGTTCAGAGCAGTGCCGGGTGCATGCGCAAGATGAGTACGGGCATTACTGGTGATGATGCCCTGATGCTAAGGCTCACCGGCCAGGCTGGCATGAACACTCCCGACCGCTGTCACTAATTTCCAATCAGTTCTTGATTGAAGATGATGAGTATCATTGCATTACATCATGTGATTTCCCTACTTATTCCTCCTGACGTTATATTTAATCAACGCCATGACAAATAATTTTTCATGATGAATGGTTACTCTATTAATTAATTTTGAGACTTATCTCATTCACTGAAATATAAATATTTAACAATGTTAATGTGAAGCAGGACGTGCTTCTATTTTACATCAAATAATATATGGACGTGAATATGATGAAATTCAAAACGGCTTTATTAATATCTTCAGTGTTATTACCTCTGTCCCACAGTTCTCAGGCTGCCTGGGAACTTGGCGATATCTGCTATGGCTATGCGACCGCCACGGGTTCGGGTTATTCCGGCGGCGCTTTATTGTTGGATCCGATCCCTGCCAATATGGAGATAACCGCGTTAAACCGGACGCAACTGGACTATAAAGGTGTTAAAGCCGCACTCGCCGGCGCTTATCTCAAAGTCACCGGGCCGAAGGGAAGCACTATTGTATATGTTACTGATTTATATCCTGAAGGCGGTGATTGTGCACTGGATCTGTCATTCAATGCGTTCGAGAAAATTGGCAATTTGCAGGATGGGAAAATTAATATCCAGTGGGAGCTGGTAAAAGCGCCGGTAAGCGGCAATGTGGTGTACAGAGTTAAAGAAGGTTCTAATCCTTATTGGGCAGCAGTACAATTCAGAAACGTCAAATATCCAATTATTGGGATGAAGTATCTGCGAGGCAGTCAGTGGGTTAGTGCGCCAAAAACAGATTACAATCACTTTATTCTGGAATTCGTTGGCAAAAATGATATTCCGATCGAATTTACCGATATCAAAGGCAATATATTAAGCGATACGCTTCCGCCGATGTCAGACAGCACGTCATCCGCCTATTTGATCACCGGAAAAGTCCAACTGCCCTAATCTCCATGATGACAAGATGCCCTTGAGTAATGAGAGTTGCCGGTTACACCGGTAACTCTCTTTTTAGTCCCCTTCGCTTTTTTCATTAAATCGCAATCGCGACATTCGTGTTTTTGTCCGCAAGCCGGCTAT from Dickeya fangzhongdai encodes the following:
- a CDS encoding acyltransferase, with product MEWLYIARIVSTFAVIVLHISAYTVTQAELGTFSWWAGNLYDSSVRWCVPVFIMISGALLLSPGRIENLSDFYKKRIGKILVPLLFWSFFFISWSLFKAKLNGEGEGDILKSVMNGRPYYHMWFLYMIIGLYMFTPLIRVLVANMSEERLLFFVFLMFVFCSLSDMYNFLIGNSDFLFVGEFIYYVPYYICGHLIAKKHTSKHLSFYIFLFLISLSLTCIGYYLLSSFSGKEIGLYFYSYLSFNVIAMSISVMWILKFTRLRKSHSNKLRFLSDVSLGIYLIHPVFIEVFYYLAARRWIDYSIVSIPLMSMIVFACCVVSVFFIKKVPYLRRIV
- a CDS encoding glycosyl transferase translates to MSEFYQDGIITNFHNLTRRSVEELEYELQVFSGQSSMGLILPSLFSELEGPALDKIVDMLAQVPYLSEIVIGLDRADRDQFLFARQFFSRLPQRHRILWNDGPRLTRLSQELADKELAPMEQGKGRNVWFCVGYTLASRRTACIALHDCDIVTYDRAMLARLLYPIANPYFHYDFCKGYYARVAEGKLNGRVGRLLVFPLLKSLQSVYGNSDYLEYMRSFRYPLSGEFAMRSHVLRNLRIPSDWGLEIGMLSEIHRGTATSRICQVDIADNYDHKHQPISENDPSSGLQRMAMDITKALYRKLAIQGVNITTDSFRVLRATYYRTALDMIDSFEHDARMNGLHFDRHTEESAVELFADVITLSGQAYSESPGDKPFVPSWNRVQSAFPDILERLYDAVEADNQEMHGA
- a CDS encoding mannosyl-3-phosphoglycerate phosphatase-related protein produces the protein MPELTKNWVIFTDLDGSLLDHDTYRWDEALPWLRQLRSHRVPVVITTSKTAAEIMSIQQELELHDMPAIAENGAHILLPASWQTRLQTSRPPTSRTYPDICRQLQALRAQYGFLFRGFSDMDDATVAAVTGLTLSQAALARQRTASEPVLWQGDEVSLEMFRACLAQKHLSLTEGGRFFHVMHEGIGKGVAVNWLRQHIESTAHSSLVTLGLGDGPNDISLLEATDYAVIIKGRASEKVTLSPNFCGQSYRTQAVGPAGWSEGLTYFISRYGAELLD
- a CDS encoding expansin EXLX1 family cellulose-binding protein, translating into MMKFKTALLISSVLLPLSHSSQAAWELGDICYGYATATGSGYSGGALLLDPIPANMEITALNRTQLDYKGVKAALAGAYLKVTGPKGSTIVYVTDLYPEGGDCALDLSFNAFEKIGNLQDGKINIQWELVKAPVSGNVVYRVKEGSNPYWAAVQFRNVKYPIIGMKYLRGSQWVSAPKTDYNHFILEFVGKNDIPIEFTDIKGNILSDTLPPMSDSTSSAYLITGKVQLP
- a CDS encoding ClbS/DfsB family four-helix bundle protein, whose protein sequence is MGVPQTKSELLSAIDKNFNKLIGYLNAIPPELTSDKSMDGHAKGTEMSVCDLVAYLLGWNTLVVKWITDDARGQPVDFPETGYKWNQLGLLAQKFYMDYKELNYPSLINDLQSAKDETVKLIDERTNEELYGKSWYGKWTMGRMISFNTSSPYANANGRLRQWAKNNHIRLK
- a CDS encoding GNAT family N-acetyltransferase: MSALLSLCTDHRFRKFSAQMTAEANCWRKIRAEHKVKAIDDLNRKRMFMTTRMQDLRLSTASKADYRWIEELSRANMMDYYRRYGLIWNGERYSTLLHSLDVLVICSHQQSAGFVSQQINSQDSFCLINDLQLYPQWQKKGIGTWVLEQIEGQAQQQGLKSLRICVFRDNPAKVLYQRHGFRPVSESTEILRLEKALR